Proteins from a single region of Artemia franciscana chromosome 20, ASM3288406v1, whole genome shotgun sequence:
- the LOC136040036 gene encoding uncharacterized protein LOC136040036 produces the protein MRALRSQLSAFCTHFNTFSFVPRLDLVVSQYNNSPHRSLGNLAPNQVNLQNTPYISDFMYGKYESKQKRLRNQLQVASVQSTDPVTFKLVDLSDEPVLGCFYQSELQKVQEPDEYVIKYLDVEHIVGLHSGLSFV, from the coding sequence ATGCGTGCACTTCGTTCTCAGCTAAGTGCATTTTGTActcattttaatacattttcttttgtaccaAGACTTGACTTAGTTGTTTCTCAGTATAATAATTCACCGCATCGTAGCCTTGGAAATTTAGCACCGAATCAAGTAAACTTGCAAAACACACCTTATATTTCAGATTTTATGTATGGAAAATATGAAAGCAAGCAGAAAAGGCTTAGGAATCAATTACAAGTTGCTAGCGTTCAATCCACAGATCCAGTCACCTTTAAATTAGTGGATTTGTCAGATGAGCCTGTTCTTGGATGTTTTTATCAGAGTGAACTACAAAAAGTTCAAGAGCCCGATGAATACGTTATAAAGTACTTAGACGTCGAACATATCGTGGGGTTACACAGTGGCTTGTCCTTTGTCTAG